From the genome of Capsicum annuum cultivar UCD-10X-F1 chromosome 4, UCD10Xv1.1, whole genome shotgun sequence:
ATGCAAGATAAACATTTTGTCCAACTTCATCTCTGTAACAGAAATTGTAGACGATATACGAACATCCACTGGACTACTGAGTGATTCATCAGCCAGCAAACTTAGATAATCTTCAATTGTTTATCGATGCAAACCAGTTCCTTTAATCAAGAAAATCACATCCGAGCACTCCCACTTCCGAGTGTGAGCTCCAGGTCCTCTAAACCAACCTCATGAATCTTTTCTCCTTCCCATCCTGCCTTAACTGATACATTCTCAAAGTCAAACTCTATGCCCTTACCCTTGTCGATGATCATATCATTAGAAGGGATTCTCTGAGCAGCAGGCATGATAAGATTAAAAGTTGGAGAAGTTGGGACCCCATTGGCTGCATACTTTTGAAAGCTCATCCAGTGGCCAGAATCAATGGTGGATGAATCAGATTCATCACACTCTGGTATAGTGGCAGGAGTGAATCGCTGACCTCGAGTGGGGCTAGCTGGGGCTGAAGCAGCAAAGAAAGGAATATTTAAAGCAGACATCGACTCTCTGGCCAAAGTCTCAAGATTAAATATCTGCTTAGGGACTCTAGTTGGTGATGAAAGAGGTGGTGTTACAGGGGCACTGTTTGATATTCGTAATGATGGTAGCGACAAAGGAATGGAATTATGGAGAAATGCAAATGGATGTGACGACATGTTAGCATCACCACGTGTTGGACTGGGGAAAGACGAGGATGTTGGACTAGGTTGATAAGATGGGATTGGGCTAGCAAAGTATGAAGATGGGGGACTTGGATTTCTTGAAGAACTTGGTGTAATGTTAGCTGAAGTGCCTCCAATCTCCATTGGAGTTGGCCTGCATCCCTGAAACATAGTAAAAGAAGAAACTTTCAATCAAATTACTGAACATAAACGATGAAAGGTTAGCAAACAAGTACTTTAATGTTTAGACCAAGAAACACACACAAGTAAgataaaccaaaaggcatcaaCAAAGATTTACATGAATTTTGAGTTTCAAAGAACCAATTTGCTTGGATAGAAGGCTCAGTACTTTGAGCTAATAACTTCAACAGATTGCAGCTTGGAATCTTGAAAACTATTTCATAAACAAGAAAGCACCTCAACCACATACATCAAACCCCACCTTACACACCAAAAATAAAGGGCCCTGGCTTATCCATTTCTATAGCAAGAACAGTCAATTCTCAAgataaattctttctttttttgcactcttgtgtttcagaaacaactccaattcataccAATTTAAAAGAAATGAGAACATGAAATGATTAAAAGTACTTAAAAGAAATGGAATTGAGCAAATTCATCTGAATAGCTAAGACTAAGATGCATGAAGAGTTTTTTAAAGAGACACAAAATCAGAAGCTGCTCATACTCAATTCCCAGATCAAGAACCCCTTTAAACAGATAAAATATAATCTTTGATCCAAATTCAGCAACCCCATTTTCTAAATCTATAGATCTAATCAAAATCCAAGCATCTATTAACTAACAAGTAATAGacatatatgcacacataaaGGAGATGGGAGGCAAATAAAAGAGAGAACATTTAAACCTTTCTATAAGTAGTGCCATCAGGTTCAACAATCCATCCAGCTTCAACACAAAGAGCCTTAAGAACTTCATTATTATCACAATGTTTAGGAAGATTATAGTTCCCTTGTGCTCTTAATCCAGCATAAATCTTAGCTGCTATTGCCCTTCTCCTCCTTTCTCTCCTCCTATTATTTTCCCTTTCTCTCCATGATGGCTTCCTCCtcccactaccaccaccaacaccaccacttcCCATAgctcctcctccaccttcacctCCACCACCTCCGGCCGCCGCAGAAGATGACCCTGATGACCCTCCAGCTTCCCACATCATTTTCAcctaaattttcttgattttccccTATAAACTATTGATTTTCAAGAAAAAGATTTCCCTTTTTCTCAAAATGCAGAAAATGGGGttctttcttttccctttttctttgattttcaagaaaaaaattgctcaaacaaaatgaagaaaatgggttttgttttctttttcttttgttttcaagAAAACTTGctctaaaaatcaataaaaatgggTTCTTTTTTTCCAGTTTTTTAGCTGTGATTTTCAAGAAAAGATTGCTcactcaaaatcaacaaaaatgatttttttttttggctatgattttcaagaaaaaaagtgCATACTCAAAATGCAGAAAATGGGATTTATAGAATGATgaatggtaagaagaagaagaagaagaacaaagggAGCTGGTCCCAGGTGGAGGGGTGTTCAGACAGCAGGTGGGTTTTGCATAGGAGGGATACTAGGCTGCCACCCTATAAAGCATTTTTTGGGGACTACTCACGAGAAATACGCTCCAAAGTTTATACTACaagaatctctctctctctctctctctctgtgttCTCTTCTACTGTGTGTCTCTGTGtgtttttcctcttttctctatctctgtgtgtgtgtttctttctttttgttgtgTGTATGCTTACTGCTTTatcatgtgtgtgtatatataatgaTGCTGATGATTATAATGTTGTTTGTATTTTAGCTAAGATTATAATAATTGAGGGGATAAAGTTTGTTACTTGGTTTTCAGAATTTTCATGTGTAACGGTAAGCGTTTACACTATAATATAGTAGTAtactcccaaaagaaaaaaaggaaaaatttgactgcttttttagattttattaattaattgattagaCCAGAATAAGTTTTAACCGTTACTTAGAGTTAATTTGTAATTTAGAGATGGTGATATTGTTAAAATAAATGTTTACCTATCTAATGAAGTAGGATAATAAATTATAGGAGATTTTAATATTTGAttgctcttttaatttttattaattaattgattagactatatatatatatatataacctaatAGAGTTCAATTTGATATGTTCTTATAAGTTTTATTTATAAAAACTTGAATATTAAATAATAACTTTGTGATAGCGAACTTACTCACTTGTCAATCTCAAGTCACTAAATTAACCATTTGCAACATTAGAATTACAAAAAAATGATTCTGTGGAGTCACCAATGAGGTAAGATAATAATTGGAgcatataaaaatagaaatagtatTTGAGAAATAGATAGATCTTAATATTAGAAACTTAGAATATTCCACGTAGTATTATTTGACAGGTAAATTAATCAAAGTTAAATTATTTGTTTGATAGATAGTCTCAGCAAATAGTAGTATTTAGATGAAAAGTGATCATAATAGCATCGACGAAGAGTTTAATTTTGTTTCTAATGTGTAAAGCTgaacaaatcaaaatttaatattgattttgattttaatttttgaaattcagtTAAACGGTtcggtttttgattttttcaaaaagaaattcgGTTAAATCGAAAAAATTGAAATCATATAATCTATAATAAGTAACCCAAACCGTCAAACGTCTTGCGAGTTACGAgttatgtccctaatcctaagtATTCATTTCAACACTGGTTGTTGACTTGTTTCAAGCTTTCAGCGACTCCTCGAGGAGCCGAGATAACGAGTGTCGAGTTTTCGGCTgcaattatatattatgttaaacttatggttatttcattttatttcatgcgtgttgagttatttatatttgggaattaaaaataggtttaaatttttttatttttttgaaaaatcacaaattttaaatgtcggtcatgacaaagaaaggtttactactttaatcttcaaaatcaaaataaaaattcaaaataactgaacccaatttataaaaattgaatttattttgatttgattatgattatcattttcgtcaatccgaaaattaaaaaaaaagaaatcgatattaaacaatcaaatcaaacaaaCCGAATATCCACCCCTATTAATGTTCTATAAAAATTTTAGCAACtcaattgattaattatttaaaattccACCTTATTAATGAGATCGCTTCACTACATCGGAATCCCCTCTCTACccccatttttatttaatttaaagaaaagaaatcataaacttttatttcatgtaattttaaaTACTACTATATGGTAGtgctatattatttatttttaaataagtaatttttttttttttatgataaaaaggttaaaataatgTTGGTTACTGTGGTCAGAATTATAATGAAAATGACGAGGAAAGAGTCTGAAGTGACAGTGTAGGAATTGATTAGACAGAGAATCAACAGTTTGATTTTAATGCAAATTCTGTCATAagaatacaaaaattattttaaaaaaaactagtACTGTAATAGTactttttatatcaaattaaataataataataataataataataataataataataatacaaatcaaaataaagcGGGCAATCACAACGCATCATACATGTCAATAACGGTTATGGTAAAGTAGTGGTAAATCTAGAGTTCAAACTTAGGTTTAAAATTATCGTATCGTAGAACATTTTACACTCTaacgttaatttttttttttgttaatttgaatttatttagGTTTCACTATGAATACAAatgtcaaatttttgaaaaataaaaagaaatacagTTATACAAGAGGAATATGTATTGTACTATTGTTGTGATTGTGGGGggacaattattttttatttaggcTTTTATGTAAACTTTATTTTTTGCTGCTAAAAAGCAATTTTGTAGTAAAAGAGATGTCTCCTTGGTTATTGAGCAGTCAACGAACCAATGGTTAACTGACACGTCAGCAATTGTGGTCCCCATCCCAATTGCTCAACTCAATTATTAGCTGATCAGATCAGTCAATCTTTACATcggacaaatttttttttttttacctttttgttaaaaaaaataaaattaaaattaaaaataataattaacaagATAAATGGTTATGGTCATGACCTAAAATCATGTTGTTGGCAAGTAACAATTGCTctaaagtttttaaaattatgaatggAGTTTGGAATTTGAACATAGAGATAGATTAATTGTGACCTACACTTTATAAATAACCACCAAATTCTTCAAGCAATAGGACCAAATAAAAGGTTATGAGAAAGGAAGACACTTACTCGTTAGGTGTGAGTGAGGTATAAAGGATAAAAAATCTCAggataaaatgaaaattattttatcttatatttggTATGAGGTATTAGCTAGTACCGAAATTATTTATCTTAACATTCACACCACAATGACGGGATAAGTTATTCCATATACATGCTGAGATAACTAATCTCGAAGTtaattatcccgggataactctttcccaaccaaatgAGCCCGACAGATCAAGGGGAGGCCTGAATTTCAAACTACACgagaaatatacaaaaatgaaCAAATCCCAACTTCAGACTCGTACACGTAAAACACAAACTAGAATAGACGCTTGTGATCCAGCTCAGCTCAGCTCGTGCTTGGCGAGCGCCTTAGTGCCCTTTTAACTACCAAGGCTAAGTACAAACCAGAATTTTCATCCCATTATGTGCACTTGCCCCAATGTTCCCACTTTGACATCAAACCCATGAAAGAAACAAGACTACCTAACAAAGCACACTGcccttttactttttcttgaatcAATGTCAAAAATGGAAGAAAGCAGCTGAACTGGAAAGACACTTTTATCATGTTTGAACCCCCCCCATAGGATGTGTGAACATCAATTCAAGTTGTACACAAAGTTCATCAAAACATAGGTCTACATCATTGGTCTTATACATGGAACTTGTCCAAAAAAAACAAATTGCACTGTTACACTGAGCATAcagaatattttcttttttatggtCAAATTTAAAGACATTTGAACCGAATGCGTAGCAGAAAGACCACCTGAAATGATTTGCAACCAAGCTTTACAGACTCTTATGAGTTCCAAATGCCAAACTTCTAGCATCGGCAGCTTAGTAAATTTGAAGACGCTACATGCAACGCGTAAAGTACGTTTGCCCAACATAGCCCCCATGCATTGCCCTTCGGACATTGGACTCAAACATCTTTGGGTTGTCTCTCAATACAGCAGCTGCGTCGTGATTGAGGGGATCCTCATGGTTTGGCTCCTGCAGAATCACCAAGTTCTGATTGCTAAAGTACTTTGGATGAGGGACGAGTTAAGTATCTTTatatgaaaattaagaaaaataccGTGAACAGATGATATAAGCCATAGATAATGGTGTTAATGTTGAGCACAGGTTTCCAGTCTTCACGAAGAATGTTGAGACACACATTTCCTTCCAAGTCGATGTTAGGGTGATAAAC
Proteins encoded in this window:
- the LOC107867043 gene encoding protein BRASSINAZOLE-RESISTANT 1, translated to MMWEAGGSSGSSSAAAGGGGGEGGGGAMGSGGVGGGSGRRKPSWRERENNRRRERRRRAIAAKIYAGLRAQGNYNLPKHCDNNEVLKALCVEAGWIVEPDGTTYRKGCRPTPMEIGGTSANITPSSSRNPSPPSSYFASPIPSYQPSPTSSSFPSPTRGDANMSSHPFAFLHNSIPLSLPSLRISNSAPVTPPLSSPTRVPKQIFNLETLARESMSALNIPFFAASAPASPTRGQRFTPATIPECDESDSSTIDSGHWMSFQKYAANGVPTSPTFNLIMPAAQRIPSNDMIIDKGKGIEFDFENVSVKAGWEGEKIHEVGLEDLELTLGSGSARM